The Topomyia yanbarensis strain Yona2022 unplaced genomic scaffold, ASM3024719v1 HiC_scaffold_42, whole genome shotgun sequence genome contains the following window.
gccgaaatgctgtagggccaaatactatgtttggcaaaatgtatctctatgaatatgtgcacaAGCATCCCTTTTCGTCTTGCTTTTCCACTGACCAATTGCTCATGCAACgggaaaacaaatgtattcacaaggaTCACCTCaaaaatactagtattcggaaggatatagaaaattgagccctgcactggtaggtgaatATATGCCAAATTCtgccaaaaactagttattgtctatttttagttcatattaaggtaaAATAACAGCAATAaccgcaataaatagttttggccaggattcgaccccagttgcTCCTCTGTGCGTCGCTATGAATTTCATTTTTGGcagatttttcataaacatataATCTTGCCATTTTCTCGATTAAACGTATATTGCAcctaaaaataatttattggatttttttttattcagcttTCAATAAAGAAATGGATATATAGTATAAAAGCCCGGACCAAATTAAAAGGGCGGAATTCCTTTTGATTTTTATCGATTTGGAATCAATAGAATAAAACACATTCAAACATGACCAAGAAGCCTCGCATCAGCGCACAGGAggaggagtaattggggtcgaatcctggccaaaattatttgctgctgaaattgttgttattatgccttaatatgaactaaaaatagacaattactagtttttggaacaatttggcatctacccacctaccagtgcagaggccaattttctatatcctttcaaatactagtaatttctaggtgatctttgtgaatacatttatttttccagttgcataaacatttgatcagtgggtaagggagaagaaaagggacgcctgtgcatattttcatagatatacatgttggcaaacataatatttggccctacagcatttcggtgtacctcaaatcagtaaaaatttcaatattttcaaatcgcttgggattggtggatcggacaagatcggaagagttcgaatattttttgtatagctgaaatcttgtaTTGTAATACTGTTTCAGCAAgtttgccggatctagccgtataatgtaacttttttataattcaaatttggaataaaatgttaaaacaagatattttttaaagttggtgcaatacacagcaagtttactttttttatttagttttaagctgaagttaaacaaacggttgtgttgaactacgtttgtcataatattatcttatttaatacagtcatcatcactagaaagcgattttgctgaatatataacgaaaacgattaaaatatcccttaatatatcaccattgggcatacgtgcaaaaattctttcacaatttttgatatactcctaattttgccacgttatacagtaggttcttaggtatgtcaaaaaatataacgaaacacaaaaatcgaaaaaaaaaatattttggtttttggccaagaatttgttctagttactcctctgtgcgacggTTCTCTCGCTCGATTTTGGGCACTTCAGTGTTGTCCACGTAAAATTGGTGGATGAGATTAGCGGTAGGGTTTTGCTGGATTTGGGATATGCTCTGTTGTATTAGTTTCAAACAGGAGCAGTCTGCGGGAGGGTTTATCGGATTGGGGTTATTTTGAAGGATAAACGACTTGTAAAACGGCATAGAGTCTATCTCTGTCAAATGTCTGTTTATCAGCAGTGATTTGCATTTCAAAGCTGGTAAGTGcagttttaatccaccttgtgcaaaatttcgtgatagCTGTTGGATAGGTACACGCGCTGGAATGCCATGCCAGAGAAAGTTTCCCATCGTTGTGGTAAGTTTTGCGGTATGCATGTTGGACGGCGGGAGGATAGAGGCAAGGTATCAGATTTTGGCCGTCGCAAAAGTATTCAATAGCGTCACTTTTTGTAGAACGGTTAGCGATCGCATCGAGTGTAGCCATATCAACCGACTAAATTTTCCCAGTATCTCATCCCAATTCTGCTTGCACATTAAGCGAATAGAATTGCTAAAGATTATACCCAAAATTTTTACAGTCTTTTCCATGCGCAGCCATGGTACGTTGAGAGGATTTCCATTGATGAAACCAATATCGAATGCTGTTGTTTTACTCAGATTTAGTTTCGCTCCCGAAACACGAGAGAAACGGATAAACAGTTCGTGCATTGCCATGATTCTGGGTACGGTTGTTGCTATCACACTTATATCATCGGCGTATGCAACGACGAGATCATTGCCGCATTCTTGCTCGATCTTCGTTAGGAGTGGTTGTAAGTAGATGCTAAACAGACAGCTTGAAATCGGACTCCCTTGCGGTACCGATCGTTGTATGGGAAAGGCGGCGGAAAGATGCCCGTTAATGAGTAAGCGAGACGACGACATCTCGGCGAGTCGAGAGAGTAAAGAGACTAACCTGCGGTTGAATCCCAGCGAGCACATGTTGCCGAACAGGAATCTTTGGTCGACACGATCGAAAGCATGGTCCAGATCGAATGATATCAGCTTGGCTCTCTGTTTACGGTGGATTAGTTGAGCAATTCTATCTTTTAGCAATAGGGTGGCCTAAAATATGTTGCGTTCGTTGTTAGAGCATGTTTGCACGTCGCTCAGGATTCGGTGGATTCGCATAACATTCTCTATTCTTGCTTTGATGATTCGTGAGAGGAGCTTGAAGTCGTAGTTTAGAAGCGATATTGGTCTGTAGGAGCGAGTAGTGTCATCTGTCCCCTTCTTTTTCACGAGAACGATCACACTCTCAACGTACTCGGCAGGGAAATTTGACGCCAGAGTCTCGTTCATAACGAGGTTGAGTTCTCGGTGGATAACGTCGAAAGCTCGGAGATAAAATTCCTTCGTGATTCCGTCGGGTCCTGGAGATTTTCTAGATGCGCTTGTTTTGATTGCCGCGTGTATTTCGGCGGTTGTTATTTCACTCATGCAGGCCTCGTTCGCTTCGTCGTTTTCGGGAATTACTCTCTCGCAGCTGAAATCGTCATTTGTAGCATCGACCGTTTCATCCCTCGCGTATAGGGTCTGGTAGTATTGTAGAAAATGTTGCTCGATGTCTTCGGAACGGTCAAGACTTTCATTCCGCTCGTTTTGCAGATGTGTTATCGTAGTTCTTTTTCTCCTTCTCTCTCCCAACTGGAACGTCGACAGTGGCTCGCCGGCGATGCGTGTTTCGTTGATGCGCACAAACATGTGCGTGAATTCTCGTTGTTGTGTCAACAtctcttgagcgttttttcaaaacgtcatatctgcaatctttgtttactttcccttctgttaataattcggtcactttaacatttatccctcagctctttgcataatatgctagttaaaaccaccgtctttcgatctgtactgtaaaataagtgaaaagtgttatagtgacgccgtaaaaatcgaaagagaaagtataaacagagagtaactcattgcagatatgacgttttgaaaaaacgctcaagatctCTGCTTTCAAGCGGTTGATAGTCGACAACATTATTGGGTCGTGAAAGTAGCTATCGTACGCCTGTCGCAATTGTGAATATAGTTGTTGGTATTTGCGATGGAAATCGTTGTAGGCCAAACTTGATTTCCACCGGAAGAATGATTTTATTTTGGGTTTGGCGCACGATAGCCACCAGCGTATCCATGACGGGAAGTTGCGTCGTTGGCGAGTCCAATACTGCCAACTGGTTCGTAGTTGGTCAATGTTCTCTGCAGTAAGGAGATGTGGACGGAGAGACCAAAACCCCCTGCCGGGTTCTCTTCCAAGGTAGGGAAGGCATATTCGGACGGTGACGGCTTTGTGGTTCGTGAAGGGGCAGACGTGAGTGTTCGCATTTCGTAGTTGGTCGCAAAGGCCTGGGCTCACATAGATGCGATCCAGTCTAGACATCGAGTTGTGCGTTATGTATGTGTGGCCGGGTGTCTGAGGGTTCAGTTTAGGCCACACATCACGGAGTTGCATTTGTTGGGTGATTGCTTGAAGAGACGGACTCGAGTTATTTCCTGTTGCATCGCACTGTCGTAGCACGCAGTTAAAATCACCTACCAAAATAACATTCTCGGTTCTGTGGCGGAGGTAGTATGGCAGTGTATTTTTGTAAAACCTCTCCCGCTCGGCTCTCATTGCGGTGCCGGAAGAGGCATACACATTACACAGAGTGGTGTTAGATATTCGTAGGGCGACAAGCCGACCATCCAGGCTTTTTTCTACGTGTGAAAAGCAAATGTGTTCTTTTAGTGCGATTGCCGTGCCCCTTCTCGTGTGATCCACATTGCAAATCACGTTATAGCCGGGAAAAGACAGCTGTTCGTTCTCTACTTCTTGCATGAAAACGATATCCAGCTCCATTGTACGAACGAAGGTTCGGAGGGCGTTCAACTTTGTTGTGTTCGTGATGTTGTTAATATTGATGGTTGCAATGTTATAGCTGGCGTACTCCATTACAAGGCGAGATTTTCCTCCTGCGAATCGTTGCCGTCCCATTGACGTTGTTTTTCGCCCGGTGGACGGCGTAAAGATCGTCGGCTGTTCGTTGAAGTTGAGGATCGGTCTGTATCGTCCCCATCGTTTTTCATTTGGCACAGGCCTGCGAGTTGCGTCTCCTACGCTGGTGAATTTGGAAGGCATTTTGAAGATGTCGTCGGTGGGTTGCCGAACTAGAGGTTCGGGTTCGGGATTTCGTTGTGATGGATTATTTGTGCTCGGTGATGGTACAGGGAACGTCTCAGTTTGCTGAGAGGGTACAACAGGCTTTGTTGCCGACGACGGTTTAGAACCCGAAGGCTTGTTGGTCGGTTGTTTTCCTTGTGTTGGTTTTTGCTGAGCTGTCTTAGGTCGAGCCGATTTTTTTACGACCTTTGCGTACGACGTGTTTGCCTGGTCCGCGGCAAGCTTCTGGACCAGAAGTTTTTTGTTTTGGATGCATGAGATCCCGCTATGAACAAATTCGTTGCAATGTCGGCACGTTTGGTGTTGGCCGTAATACGATACGGCTGTCATTTCGCCGTCGGTGGTGACAAATGATGGAATATTTGCTTTTACCATCATCTTTACCACTCGAACACCAGTGGGGATGCCACCGAAAGCGTATTTCTCGTCCCACATGATCTCATGGATTGAGAGTACGTCCCCGTACTCTTCGAGAAAGCCGATGATATCATCATTCGTTACGTCTTCAGAGAGATCGTAAAGTTTAACTTCCACAGCTCCGTCCTCCAACGTGATCCGAAGTTTGTAGGTCTTACCGTCTATCTCTGTCTCGTGTACATTGTCATGGTTTTCGACGATTGCTTGTGCCACAGCGAGTTCGTTGACTTTCACATACGCACAACCAAGGCTTCGGCTTGGTCGAATTCGCACCACTTGATTTTTCTGCAACTCGAGAACGCTATTAACGAAATAGTGAAGCTCTTCATAGGACGGCTTCCTTGGTAGATGCGCATAATCAATGCGAAACGTGTTTTTGCGACGTCTCATTTTGACACTGATCGCGATTAATTCTCTCGAGAAACGGGCCGGCGATGCCCTATTGCCGGTGAGTGAAGACAAGCTCAAAAATAATAGCTCGTGCACGGCTTCCGATGACCAGCGATACTAAACGCGTCTGCTCGACTCGGAGGTTGAGCGCTAACTGTGACCACTTCACCACACGCATCACCTAATCGAAACGGTAACAACACCTCCGATCTCAACTATGTAAACCGACATGCTGTCAGTCCGTCTTAAAGTTTCCTGAAAAAATGCTCCAGCACTCAACAACAAGCACCTAACCTCAAAAAACAAATCTGCagtgaaattatttttaaaatggctTCAAACTTTAGTGATCTATTGGTATTCTATATTGATGGTTTCGATTTTCCACGTTACTTTcaaaggattttctaaaaaatagttATCATTCTTTTTTTAAAAGTCTGCATACTTCGATATCATAATTTACTTTATAAACTAAGTGCAGATAAGTCATAAAGTAAGTCACGATAAGTGTGCCATTTTCAATTACACCCTTAATTATTGTTCGAAATTCGAACAGAAAAGGGTGCCAGAAGAACGCGACGTATCCTTGGTGTTTTCGAACGTAAGGTGTTGCGAACAATCCAAGGTCCGGTTCAGTTCGAAGCCAGCATGTAGAGACGACGTATAAAATACGAATTGCAACAGCAAAATATGCGAGGCTGTGGTGAGTTGGGCACGTCGTGGCGGACGACAACCCGGTAAAAATggtacaaaatatttaaaggaattagTGCCAAGATTCGCCTAAAACCAATTGCAATTGTAAGTGTTGGAAATTCCCaaaagtttgaaaaggtttgTGAGACATAAACTGAACTTTTACctttatttttccttttgttAACTTAGGGCCATtacagagtttttttttctcaaaactagttaatttattaataaacgattttttaaacaatttccgTTTGCATTTGCTAAGATCGTTACGTTTGCGGTTCAGGTTCAGATATATATTGTTTTGTTCCGTTAGATGCGTCGTACTTATGATCATTAATTCTCTTTCTTCTACACACGCCACACGCGCCTAACGTTTATCGCGATTAATGAACAATGATAAtctttaataaataattaaattatgttGAGCAGCGTATGCCGCTCCCAAATTTTGCCGCTCTGGGTGGCTGCCCTCTTCGCCACCCCTTAGCGCCGCCATGAATTGGCTtacatgaattttaaaatgaataagCCGGAATCGAAAAACAATAAAGTTTAGGATTttcgcttaattttttttcttttgctcttCCTTTGGAACAAGTTCTAATTTTTTGTTCATCCTACTAGTAGTGCATCAGAGATACATCCATTCCATGCTGGACGAGCTAGATAATATTTAGAAGAGCACAGCGAAATAATCGCCATGAGTCGGATTTTTGAAGTGTAAGGGTAGGTGTGTAAGTAGTCCAAGTTCAAACGAATACATTATTTTAGTGGCTTTCATAACCAGTATGAGACTTTGTAATAGAATTAAAATTATCTGAAAAATAAAGACCGAATCATGTTGCAGCAATAGATTTCAGTTCTAAGCGTCAGCCTTTATCTACTGACCATTCGGAGAGAAAACATTTCTATTTCAGATAATCTGCACGACCGTTTTGACATGACAACGCTACTCAAATCACGAACACCAAGTGCTTATATAATTCAAACGTATAAATCCAACAGTTTTGCTCACTCCGAACGCATTGGAGGTCACAACCATCATGCAACGTGGTCGTCATTTAAATTTAGTTCTGTTGTTGGCGGTGTTGGGATGTGCACAGGTTACTTCAAAACGGCAAGCCCATAATTTAACTGCATTACAGTGTTTTTTCCGCATCTATCGCAGGGAAAGAACGTGGTTGACATCACCGACTACTTCCAGGATTGTGAAAATGGGAAGCCACTACCGGCTATTGATGTGAGTGAGCTTGAATCACTGGAGGATGACAACGGAAATCCAACGCTGAACggcaaatttaaaatcgaaggcGACTATAACGATCCAATTAAGGTGAGCCAAGTGGCATTGTTGGATTGCAGGGTTGGTCCTGCGATAATTGGTTCAAATTATAGTAGAACAAGGTTTTAAACGAATTAGCCTCACAATCTCTCTCCACCAACAGCTGAAAGTATATTCCAAACGTTTGAAGCAAGGAACTTGGACCAATGGCGAGATCTCCCGCGATATACCCAACTTGTGTCTCCTGCTGACGAGTAACTGGGAGCCCTGGTATCCGATGTCTAGTAAGATGCAGCGGAAAAAATGTCCCTACAATGCGGGGGTAAGTTGTTTCGTTTTCGAGGTGCTCGGAGTAGCACTCGCCAATTAATGATAGCGGCTGGATTTTGAATTGTTTACCGATCTGTTTGTTTACAGCACGTTGAAACGTTCGACAATATCCTGATGGGAGACATGGGAATGGACATACCGGATGCATTTTCCGGCGAGTGGCAGATGTATATCGAGGCAACCACCTCGAGAGGAGGCGAGAAGGTTACCGAGTGCGTGAGGCTGGCGTTCACCATCAAGGAAATTTAGGAATGTTCAAGAAGCAGAAAGAAGAGTACCAGTTGATATGTATTTCAAGTTGCTTATTCTTTAgtaggggagagggggtaacaatgaaacacattttttatacgatttaattttgatgataatacatgttatttgtgtacccaaaagtgatacatagtttcactctgttgttaactaatacatatattttttccagctggtaaaattcacggaaaataactttttttgggtaatacacagtcggtggtaaaatgtaccagtgagccccatgggtaggaactatgaaacacgacgtcgtctacagtgaaatattctacttgcaaatttcattcttttgttttgacgaataaagatcctaaagcttcctattaaagttattttgagacgcaaatcgtttgtttacgcaagatatcactatatcatcgcgtaatatcggaccaccatatatgcatataagaTGCAATTCTGAAAGAAGCgataatttctacaaaacttgcctaaattgacaaactttccatttaa
Protein-coding sequences here:
- the LOC131695551 gene encoding uncharacterized protein LOC131695551; amino-acid sequence: MQRGRHLNLVLLLAVLGCAQGKNVVDITDYFQDCENGKPLPAIDVSELESLEDDNGNPTLNGKFKIEGDYNDPIKLKVYSKRLKQGTWTNGEISRDIPNLCLLLTSNWEPWYPMSSKMQRKKCPYNAGHVETFDNILMGDMGMDIPDAFSGEWQMYIEATTSRGGEKVTECVRLAFTIKEI